A genomic segment from Bradyrhizobium sp. ISRA430 encodes:
- a CDS encoding nuclear transport factor 2 family protein produces MDDRAKMMALQHHWDASDANDFEAEHDIYRDDAVLDYPQSGERIHGRGNIQESRFLQPNRKRLTVRRIVGGGDLWVTEFVLTYDGVPSYVVSIMEFRDDLVAHETQYFADPFEPAPSRAHLVERLGQGAE; encoded by the coding sequence ATGGATGATCGGGCCAAGATGATGGCGCTTCAGCACCATTGGGATGCTTCGGACGCAAACGATTTCGAGGCCGAGCATGACATCTATCGCGATGATGCCGTGCTTGATTATCCGCAATCGGGTGAGCGGATCCACGGTCGCGGGAACATTCAGGAGAGCCGTTTCCTTCAACCGAACAGGAAACGCCTCACGGTCCGGCGAATTGTCGGCGGCGGCGATCTATGGGTGACGGAATTCGTCCTGACCTATGACGGTGTGCCATCTTACGTGGTGAGCATTATGGAATTCCGTGACGACCTGGTCGCGCACGAGACGCAATATTTCGCCGATCCGTTCGAGCCTGCTCCCTCGCGCGCGCATCTCGTCGAGCGGCTGGGGCAAGGGGCGGAGTAA
- a CDS encoding EF-hand domain-containing protein, with amino-acid sequence MAPGLRYYAFQEQIKVPFNVHDLDRDGAITEVDRQRNRSKHEAMHRAHQIALMLQADLNSDGIITTDELTIFARHQSHFIPGEGPESDARRLEQARRVVESRMRADTNGDGRIDWDETFAYARKFPAAPGTDFDAPYRILVSYDADGDGKTTFKEYAEAMELRFAAVDTDGDGVTSRAEFDGYWQRAGLPAPRVNEIQPSYDEKLAIECAVPKAGKDLRFVLFNGHEPLALSTAALGSQDEETRTRSSSSPAASRSIWS; translated from the coding sequence TTGGCGCCGGGCCTGCGGTATTATGCATTCCAGGAGCAGATCAAGGTACCCTTCAACGTCCATGACCTTGATCGCGACGGCGCGATTACGGAGGTCGACCGTCAGCGCAACCGCTCGAAGCATGAAGCCATGCATCGCGCCCATCAGATCGCCCTGATGCTTCAAGCCGATCTGAACAGTGACGGCATTATCACCACCGACGAACTCACGATCTTCGCGCGCCACCAGTCGCATTTTATCCCGGGAGAAGGACCCGAGAGCGACGCCCGGCGGCTCGAACAGGCACGGCGAGTCGTGGAGAGCCGAATGCGCGCCGATACGAATGGCGACGGCCGGATCGATTGGGACGAGACCTTTGCTTACGCGCGGAAATTCCCGGCGGCCCCGGGAACCGATTTCGACGCGCCTTACCGCATCCTGGTGAGCTATGACGCCGACGGCGACGGTAAGACCACGTTCAAAGAATATGCCGAAGCGATGGAGCTGCGCTTTGCGGCCGTCGATACCGACGGAGACGGCGTGACCTCGCGCGCCGAATTCGATGGCTATTGGCAGCGCGCAGGTCTGCCGGCGCCGCGCGTCAACGAGATTCAACCAAGCTACGACGAAAAGCTGGCCATCGAGTGCGCTGTCCCCAAAGCCGGAAAAGATCTCAGGTTCGTGCTCTTCAACGGGCATGAGCCGCTCGCGTTGTCGACGGCAGCGCTCGGTTCGCAGGATGAGGAAACGCGTACAAGGTCATCATCGAGCCCGGCGGCGAGCCGCTCTATCTGGTCATGA
- a CDS encoding PLP-dependent aminotransferase family protein — protein sequence MVEMKTSPGRRAGRMGARQIYEALRDQILARVYGTDDLLPSSRALADEMGVARSTVTVAYEQLAAEGFIETRHGARPRVARAVVERGRARAASRPSTRKARLSKFGEQLRQDPPRWSEPPRGLVANFRYGELSPSDFPALAWKKAAVAAMNRKRERLAYDDPCGSLRLRTALQGYLWRSRTVRCEVDQIVVVNGSQQGLDICARLLLDAGDRFVMEDPGYLMARHTFAATGAVAIPIPVDQDGLETERLDGVEARLAYVTPSHQYPLGGVLPIGRRHQLLAWARRADACVIEDDYDSEYRYDTKPIPPLHALEGSDNVIYLGTISKTLSPTLRIGYLVVPSGLRSLFGAAKQIMDRHTPLLEQEALAAMLESGAYESHVRRVRRRNAERQQALLSALRRRFGDRVRIDGAAAGLHVVAWFDDLPQTREAALIEAARAKGVGIYPISALFDGRRPGRRRSREAVGLVMGYSALEIAQIEHGCRLLARAVDEVSSK from the coding sequence ATGGTCGAGATGAAAACGAGTCCCGGACGCCGCGCCGGCCGGATGGGAGCGCGCCAGATCTACGAGGCGCTGAGGGATCAGATCCTGGCGCGGGTTTACGGCACTGACGATCTCTTGCCGTCGTCGCGGGCGCTCGCCGACGAGATGGGCGTGGCGCGTTCGACCGTCACCGTCGCCTACGAGCAGCTTGCCGCTGAGGGCTTTATCGAGACACGCCACGGCGCGCGGCCACGCGTCGCCCGCGCCGTCGTCGAGCGGGGACGAGCGCGCGCCGCGTCCCGGCCGTCGACACGCAAGGCGCGGCTGTCGAAGTTCGGCGAGCAGTTGCGGCAGGACCCGCCGCGCTGGAGCGAGCCGCCGCGCGGTCTGGTCGCGAACTTCCGGTACGGCGAGCTTTCGCCGTCGGACTTTCCCGCGCTGGCGTGGAAGAAGGCCGCGGTCGCGGCGATGAACCGCAAGCGCGAACGGCTGGCCTATGACGATCCGTGCGGCTCGCTGCGGCTCCGCACGGCACTTCAAGGATATCTGTGGCGATCGCGAACCGTGCGATGCGAGGTCGACCAGATCGTTGTCGTGAACGGCTCGCAGCAGGGCCTCGACATCTGCGCGCGCCTGCTGCTCGACGCCGGCGACCGCTTCGTCATGGAGGATCCCGGATACCTGATGGCGCGGCACACTTTTGCGGCGACGGGCGCCGTGGCGATCCCAATTCCGGTCGATCAGGACGGCCTCGAGACCGAGCGCCTCGACGGCGTCGAGGCTCGCCTCGCCTATGTGACGCCGTCGCATCAATATCCGCTGGGCGGCGTCCTGCCGATCGGACGCCGGCACCAGTTGCTCGCCTGGGCGAGGAGGGCCGACGCTTGTGTGATCGAGGACGACTACGACAGCGAGTACCGCTACGACACCAAGCCGATCCCGCCGCTGCATGCGCTCGAAGGCAGCGACAACGTGATCTATCTCGGGACCATCTCCAAGACACTCTCTCCGACGCTGCGCATCGGCTATCTGGTGGTGCCCTCCGGGCTTCGGTCCCTGTTCGGCGCCGCCAAGCAGATCATGGACCGGCACACACCGCTGCTCGAGCAGGAGGCCCTCGCCGCGATGCTGGAGAGCGGCGCCTATGAGAGCCACGTCCGGCGTGTCCGCCGGCGCAACGCCGAACGCCAGCAGGCGCTGCTCAGTGCCTTACGCCGCCGGTTCGGCGACCGGGTCCGGATCGACGGCGCAGCCGCCGGCCTGCATGTGGTGGCGTGGTTCGACGACCTGCCGCAAACGCGCGAAGCGGCGTTGATCGAGGCGGCCCGCGCAAAGGGCGTCGGCATCTATCCCATCTCCGCACTGTTCGACGGGCGCCGCCCGGGCCGCCGCAGGTCGCGGGAGGCGGTCGGCCTCGTCATGGGCTATTCGGCGCTCGAGATCGCACAGATCGAGCACGGCTGCCGGCTCCTCGCCCGAGCCGTCGACGAGGTCAGCAGCAAATAA
- a CDS encoding DUF2059 domain-containing protein, with translation MKSVFKFLPAATLAVGLALCAFPASAQQPAAPQQPAQPKSTPAAIAAAREILALKNANSMYANAVPGMVEKTKTALIQQNLNYQKDLNEVAPIVAQQLAGREKEIGEGMAQVYASEFTEQELKDLVTFYKSPLGKKLIEAEPRAIGLSMAFMNSWAHNFSETVMGAFRAEMRKRGKDI, from the coding sequence ATGAAGAGCGTGTTTAAATTCTTGCCGGCCGCGACCCTTGCTGTGGGACTGGCCTTGTGTGCCTTCCCGGCCTCGGCCCAGCAGCCGGCCGCGCCACAGCAGCCCGCCCAGCCAAAATCGACTCCGGCGGCGATCGCAGCGGCCAGGGAGATCCTGGCGCTGAAGAATGCCAATTCGATGTACGCCAACGCCGTGCCCGGCATGGTCGAGAAGACCAAGACCGCACTGATCCAGCAGAACCTCAACTACCAGAAGGATCTGAACGAGGTCGCGCCGATCGTCGCCCAGCAGCTCGCCGGCCGCGAGAAGGAGATCGGCGAAGGCATGGCGCAGGTCTATGCCAGCGAGTTCACCGAGCAGGAACTCAAGGACCTCGTCACCTTCTACAAGTCGCCGCTCGGCAAGAAGTTGATCGAAGCCGAGCCCCGCGCCATCGGCCTCAGCATGGCCTTCATGAATTCGTGGGCCCACAATTTCTCCGAGACCGTGATGGGCGCCTTCCGCGCCGAGATGCGCAAGCGTGGCAAGGACATCTGA
- a CDS encoding HAD-IA family hydrolase, which produces MTSPHTIVFDLDGTLVDTAPDLINALNHVLDREGLPPVPVQSARNMIGAGARKLIERGLEAEGRTVSVEEMNRLTADFIGYYADHIADESRPFDGLEAALAHLAECGHTLAVCTNKLEWLSKRLLDKLGLSGRFAAICGADTFGVQKPDPTILRQTVARAGGQLAASIMVGDAGTDVGVARRAGIPVIGVSFGYTDVPIAELKPDRLIHHMRDLPAAASSLITA; this is translated from the coding sequence ATGACTTCCCCTCACACCATCGTCTTCGATCTCGACGGCACGCTCGTGGATACGGCGCCCGACCTGATCAACGCGCTGAACCACGTGCTCGACCGCGAGGGGTTGCCGCCCGTGCCGGTGCAGTCCGCCCGCAACATGATCGGCGCCGGCGCCCGCAAGCTGATCGAGCGGGGGCTGGAGGCCGAGGGCCGCACCGTCAGCGTCGAGGAGATGAACCGGCTGACGGCCGATTTCATCGGCTATTACGCAGACCATATCGCCGACGAATCGCGGCCCTTCGACGGGCTCGAGGCGGCGCTCGCCCACCTCGCGGAGTGCGGCCATACCCTTGCGGTCTGCACCAACAAGCTGGAATGGCTGTCGAAGCGGCTGCTGGACAAGCTGGGTCTGAGCGGCCGATTCGCGGCGATCTGCGGCGCCGACACCTTTGGCGTCCAGAAGCCCGATCCGACCATCCTGCGCCAGACGGTGGCGCGGGCCGGCGGGCAGCTCGCCGCCAGCATCATGGTCGGCGACGCCGGAACCGACGTCGGGGTGGCACGGCGCGCCGGGATTCCCGTGATTGGGGTCAGCTTCGGCTATACGGACGTACCGATCGCCGAATTGAAGCCGGACCGGCTGATCCATCACATGCGCGACCTGCCGGCCGCCGCAAGCAGCCTGATAACGGCCTAA
- the rpiA gene encoding ribose-5-phosphate isomerase RpiA yields MDMDQLKRQAAARALEEVQDGMQVGLGTGSTAKHFVELLGERVRAGLKVIGVPTSEATRADAERCGVPLTTLDEIDHLDLTVDGADEIDPALNLIKGGGGALLREKIVAAASDRMIVIADDTKWVATLGRFPLPVEVIPFGLGATRRAIEKAFASCGVSGQMAVRKAKDGHVFVTDGGHWIVDAQLGRIEDPARLAEALSAIPGVVEHGLFIGLASSAVLAGGGGIRVVERRKP; encoded by the coding sequence GTGGACATGGACCAATTGAAGCGGCAGGCCGCGGCGCGTGCGCTCGAAGAGGTGCAGGACGGCATGCAGGTCGGGCTCGGAACGGGCTCGACGGCCAAGCATTTCGTCGAGCTGCTCGGCGAGCGCGTGCGGGCCGGGCTCAAGGTGATCGGCGTGCCGACCTCGGAGGCGACGCGCGCGGATGCGGAGCGCTGCGGAGTGCCGCTGACCACGCTGGACGAGATCGATCATCTCGATCTTACCGTCGACGGTGCCGACGAGATCGATCCGGCGCTCAATTTGATCAAGGGCGGGGGCGGCGCGCTGCTGCGCGAGAAGATCGTGGCGGCGGCCTCGGACCGCATGATCGTGATTGCCGACGACACCAAATGGGTGGCGACGCTCGGCCGCTTTCCGCTGCCGGTGGAGGTGATTCCGTTCGGGCTCGGCGCGACCCGGCGGGCGATCGAGAAGGCATTTGCGAGTTGCGGCGTTTCCGGGCAAATGGCGGTCCGCAAGGCCAAGGATGGCCACGTTTTCGTCACCGATGGCGGCCACTGGATCGTCGATGCCCAGCTTGGACGTATTGAGGACCCGGCTCGCCTCGCCGAGGCGTTGAGCGCGATCCCGGGCGTGGTCGAGCATGGGCTGTTCATCGGCTTGGCCAGCTCGGCTGTTCTGGCGGGTGGCGGCGGAATCCGCGTGGTTGAACGGCGAAAGCCCTAA
- a CDS encoding EF-hand domain-containing protein translates to MLAPPLLAVAILSNAACAQPAPTPAASARSLLGRSTLAGETLVQYLDRRGEEFRKFDVDGDSEITEADLKLQRQINEAAVRAGALSSLLQFDLDGDGVVTRDEIETYLAGNMMMILLSQSRGDAADADRQFQSAVTQAMAPDTNGDGRIDAAEMLATAAKHAIRFGGNSLQWVALTLDENGDGRVTRVEYLRAAEAIFWTIDSNGDGVLSKEEIDAFSKQDVQATKTTK, encoded by the coding sequence TTGCTCGCGCCGCCGTTGTTGGCGGTTGCAATTCTCAGCAACGCCGCTTGCGCTCAACCCGCACCAACTCCCGCGGCATCGGCGCGATCGCTACTTGGGCGCTCCACCCTGGCCGGCGAGACGCTCGTGCAGTACCTCGACAGGCGCGGCGAGGAGTTTCGCAAATTCGACGTGGATGGCGATAGCGAAATCACTGAAGCCGACCTCAAGCTGCAACGTCAGATCAACGAAGCCGCCGTCCGCGCGGGAGCGCTGTCCTCGCTTCTCCAGTTCGACCTCGATGGCGACGGCGTCGTGACTCGGGACGAGATCGAAACTTACCTCGCCGGAAACATGATGATGATATTGCTGTCGCAGAGTCGCGGCGACGCCGCCGACGCCGACCGTCAATTCCAATCGGCGGTGACGCAGGCGATGGCTCCGGACACCAACGGCGACGGTCGCATCGATGCCGCGGAGATGCTTGCAACAGCCGCGAAGCACGCAATCCGCTTCGGTGGCAATTCGCTGCAATGGGTCGCACTCACACTCGATGAGAATGGCGACGGGCGCGTCACGCGGGTGGAATATCTGCGGGCTGCGGAGGCAATTTTTTGGACCATCGACAGCAACGGGGACGGCGTCCTCTCCAAGGAGGAGATCGATGCATTCAGCAAGCAGGACGTTCAGGCGACGAAAACTACCAAGTGA
- a CDS encoding winged helix-turn-helix domain-containing tetratricopeptide repeat protein, translated as MAPQPAPDTYKFGAFALDAETGALFCGTAPTLLGQRGAALLRILLERAGSPVSKDALIDAAWPGLNVEESNLTVQIAALRRALEQDGGGRWIETLPRRGYRYVGPPVACVKANADEAGHRTALLVPVKPSIAVLPFEHSGEAAWFADGMADDIITGLSRIRWLFVIARNSSFVWRGRVADVKQVGRDLGVRYVLQGSVRGAADRLRINVQLADAGSGTHIWAERYDRTVGDLFALQDEIALAVVGAIEPSLRRAEVERIRRKRPDSLDAYELVLRAQPDVDSGMPDRAALALPELQRAMALDPTYALAHGLAAMSYHNRFLRAGLKEEDRLASVRHARLAIEHGRDDALALTFAGFSLGMDAHDRQAAFAAFEAALALSPSTALAWILGSVVAGWAGEAERAIDWSERGMRLSPYDPWAFAAYDAQALGHFRRDRHEEAASAAYKSNLANPAHSITWVQLAASLAALGRLDEARAAAACVLELQPNFRVGNQFAGVNCEAELASKLGRALHAAGLPE; from the coding sequence ATGGCCCCGCAGCCCGCACCAGACACCTACAAGTTCGGCGCCTTTGCCCTCGATGCCGAGACGGGCGCGCTGTTTTGCGGCACCGCGCCGACATTGCTTGGCCAACGCGGTGCGGCACTGCTGCGCATCCTGTTGGAACGTGCCGGGTCTCCCGTCAGCAAGGATGCGTTGATCGATGCCGCGTGGCCGGGGCTCAATGTCGAGGAAAGCAATCTCACGGTGCAGATCGCCGCACTGCGGCGCGCGCTCGAGCAGGACGGCGGAGGACGCTGGATCGAGACGTTGCCGCGTCGCGGGTACCGCTATGTCGGCCCGCCGGTGGCATGCGTCAAGGCGAATGCGGACGAAGCCGGCCATCGGACTGCGCTGTTGGTGCCGGTAAAGCCGTCGATCGCCGTACTGCCGTTCGAGCATTCAGGCGAAGCCGCCTGGTTTGCCGACGGCATGGCCGACGATATCATCACTGGGCTGTCCCGGATCAGATGGTTGTTCGTGATCGCGCGCAATTCCAGCTTCGTCTGGCGGGGCCGCGTCGCCGACGTCAAGCAGGTGGGCCGCGACCTCGGCGTGCGTTATGTCCTGCAGGGCAGCGTGCGGGGCGCCGCCGACCGCCTCCGCATCAACGTGCAACTCGCGGACGCCGGAAGCGGCACCCATATCTGGGCCGAGCGCTATGATCGAACCGTGGGCGATTTGTTCGCCTTGCAGGACGAGATCGCGCTCGCCGTGGTCGGTGCGATCGAGCCGAGCCTGCGTCGCGCCGAGGTCGAGCGCATCCGACGCAAACGCCCTGACAGTCTCGATGCCTACGAACTCGTGCTGCGCGCCCAGCCCGACGTCGACTCGGGCATGCCCGATCGTGCGGCGCTCGCGTTGCCGGAGCTCCAGCGGGCCATGGCGCTTGATCCCACCTATGCGCTGGCTCACGGCCTGGCAGCGATGAGCTATCACAATCGGTTTCTGCGGGCAGGGCTGAAGGAAGAGGACCGGCTGGCGTCGGTCCGTCACGCGCGACTTGCAATCGAGCACGGGCGCGACGATGCGCTCGCGCTGACCTTTGCCGGCTTCTCGCTCGGCATGGACGCTCATGACCGCCAGGCGGCCTTCGCCGCATTCGAGGCGGCGCTTGCGCTCAGCCCCTCGACTGCGCTGGCCTGGATTCTCGGCAGCGTCGTCGCCGGCTGGGCTGGTGAGGCGGAGCGTGCGATCGATTGGAGCGAGCGCGGCATGCGCCTCAGTCCGTACGATCCGTGGGCCTTTGCCGCCTATGATGCGCAGGCGCTCGGCCATTTCCGCAGGGATCGCCACGAGGAGGCGGCAAGCGCAGCCTACAAGTCCAATCTCGCCAATCCCGCGCACAGCATCACCTGGGTCCAGCTCGCAGCATCGCTCGCTGCGCTCGGGCGGCTCGACGAGGCGAGGGCGGCGGCTGCCTGCGTTCTGGAGTTGCAGCCGAATTTCCGCGTCGGCAACCAGTTCGCCGGGGTCAACTGCGAGGCGGAGCTGGCATCGAAACTTGGCCGCGCGCTGCACGCGGCCGGCCTGCCGGAATGA
- a CDS encoding cupin domain-containing protein, with amino-acid sequence MSAKPIIRRPGEGKQVRLAGHPMAFLVTGNDTRHTSMFEWTIPAGFSTGLHVHRVQEETFYVLEGECDWQVGNERVRATPGTYLFLPPGVPHNIGNSSDKVARVLMTVSPPGHERYFEELAETVARGGAADPAEIAALRARYDTDQLSALKS; translated from the coding sequence ATGAGTGCAAAGCCGATCATCCGCAGGCCCGGCGAAGGCAAGCAGGTCAGGCTTGCCGGCCATCCCATGGCATTTCTGGTCACCGGCAACGACACGCGACACACCTCGATGTTCGAATGGACCATTCCGGCCGGCTTCTCGACCGGCCTGCATGTTCATCGCGTGCAGGAGGAGACGTTCTATGTCCTGGAGGGCGAGTGCGACTGGCAGGTCGGAAACGAGCGCGTGCGGGCCACGCCCGGCACCTACCTTTTTCTCCCGCCGGGCGTGCCACACAACATCGGCAACTCCTCCGACAAGGTCGCCCGCGTGCTCATGACGGTGTCCCCGCCCGGCCACGAGCGCTACTTCGAGGAGCTGGCCGAGACCGTGGCGCGCGGCGGCGCGGCCGATCCCGCCGAGATCGCGGCTTTGCGGGCCCGCTATGACACGGATCAGCTATCGGCACTGAAGAGTTAG
- a CDS encoding FMN-binding negative transcriptional regulator: protein MYIPPAFRDDDIASIRASIRTARLASLVTATADGPVATPLPLFLDESEGEHGVLYGHLAKANPQWQLAPIGHALAIFAGPNAYVTPSWYATKQETGKVVPTWNYIAVHAYGPVEFFHEPERLLDAVTRLTNRHEGSRAKPWAVTDAPADFIAAQLRGIVGLRIPVVRFEGKRKMSQNRPEADRIGVAAGLAASEDAGDREVAPLIPLPA, encoded by the coding sequence ATGTACATACCACCCGCCTTCAGGGACGACGACATCGCGAGCATTCGGGCCAGCATCCGCACCGCGCGCCTCGCCAGCCTGGTCACGGCCACGGCCGACGGTCCGGTGGCCACCCCGCTGCCGCTCTTCCTCGACGAGAGCGAAGGCGAGCACGGCGTGCTCTACGGCCATCTGGCGAAGGCCAATCCGCAATGGCAGCTAGCCCCGATCGGTCACGCGCTGGCGATCTTTGCCGGTCCCAACGCTTATGTGACGCCGTCCTGGTACGCGACCAAACAGGAGACCGGAAAGGTCGTGCCGACCTGGAACTACATCGCCGTGCATGCCTACGGCCCGGTGGAATTCTTCCACGAACCTGAACGGTTGCTCGATGCGGTCACGCGGCTCACCAACAGGCATGAAGGATCGCGCGCCAAGCCTTGGGCCGTCACCGACGCCCCCGCCGACTTCATCGCCGCGCAGCTCCGTGGAATCGTGGGCCTGCGCATTCCCGTGGTGCGGTTCGAGGGCAAGCGCAAGATGAGCCAGAACCGTCCCGAGGCCGACCGTATCGGCGTCGCGGCCGGGCTCGCGGCCAGCGAGGACGCCGGCGATCGCGAGGTTGCTCCCCTGATCCCGCTTCCGGCTTGA
- a CDS encoding DMT family transporter — protein sequence MLKLTFPMILAMAAGICLVVQQALNANLRTALSSAAWSGFMSYFIGVLCMAALALLLRDPVPSAATAARIPWFAWSGGLFGAIYIGLGIFLVPQLGAATFFALLIAGQMFGSIALDHFGAMGVPVHPVSAIRIIGAALLVGGVVLIRM from the coding sequence ATGTTGAAGCTGACGTTTCCGATGATCCTGGCCATGGCGGCCGGGATCTGCCTCGTTGTGCAACAGGCGCTCAACGCGAACCTGCGGACGGCGTTGAGCTCGGCTGCCTGGTCGGGCTTCATGAGCTACTTCATCGGCGTCCTCTGCATGGCGGCGCTGGCGCTCCTCTTGCGAGATCCTGTCCCTTCGGCTGCGACCGCGGCCCGAATACCCTGGTTCGCATGGAGCGGCGGACTGTTCGGCGCCATCTACATCGGCTTGGGAATCTTTCTCGTCCCGCAGCTCGGCGCGGCTACATTCTTTGCGCTACTGATCGCCGGCCAGATGTTCGGATCGATCGCGCTCGACCATTTCGGTGCGATGGGCGTTCCCGTCCATCCCGTTAGCGCAATCCGGATCATCGGCGCCGCGCTGCTGGTCGGCGGCGTCGTCCTGATTCGCATGTAG
- the gor gene encoding glutathione-disulfide reductase, producing the protein MAEFDVDLFVIGGGSGGVRAARIAAGHGARVMIAEEYRMGGTCVIRGCVPKKLFVIGSHVRHEIEDAAGFGWTIPTATFDWPTLIANKDKEIARLEAAYTTNVEKSGAQIVKSRAVLEGAHTVRLLENDRKIRARYILIATGGAPNHGASIPGIEHVISSNEAFHLKKLPKRIVIQGGGYIALEFAGIFAGYGSDVTVIYRGDNILRGFDDDVRAHVRAEMENQGITILTGCTVTRVDRHGDEFTSHLSNGSSVASDQVMFAIGRHPNVANLGLDKAGVAINPKNGGIAVDHFSKSSVDNIYAIGDVTHRFNLTPVAIREGHAFADTVFGKREVRVDHANVPTAVFSQPEVGTVGLTETEARAQFSHVDIYKTTFRPIKATMSGRDTRVLMKLVVDGSSDRVLGCHIVGDAAAEIIQAVAIAVKMKATKADFDATIALHPTAAEELVTMRTPTARHVRQAAE; encoded by the coding sequence ATGGCTGAATTCGACGTCGACCTCTTTGTCATCGGTGGCGGTTCGGGCGGCGTGCGCGCCGCGCGCATCGCGGCCGGTCACGGCGCCCGCGTGATGATCGCGGAAGAGTACCGCATGGGCGGCACCTGCGTGATCCGCGGCTGCGTGCCCAAGAAGCTGTTCGTGATCGGATCGCACGTCCGTCACGAGATCGAGGACGCCGCAGGTTTTGGCTGGACCATTCCGACAGCCACGTTCGACTGGCCGACGCTGATCGCCAACAAGGACAAGGAGATCGCGCGGCTGGAGGCGGCCTACACGACCAACGTCGAGAAGTCGGGCGCGCAGATCGTGAAGAGCCGCGCGGTGCTGGAAGGCGCCCACACCGTTCGCCTGCTCGAGAACGACCGCAAGATCAGGGCAAGGTACATCCTGATCGCCACCGGCGGCGCGCCCAACCACGGGGCTTCCATCCCCGGCATCGAGCACGTGATCTCCTCCAACGAGGCGTTCCATCTGAAGAAGCTGCCGAAGCGGATCGTGATCCAGGGCGGCGGCTACATCGCGCTGGAATTCGCCGGCATCTTCGCCGGCTACGGCTCCGACGTCACCGTGATCTATCGCGGCGACAACATCCTGCGCGGCTTCGACGACGACGTCCGCGCCCACGTCCGCGCCGAGATGGAGAATCAGGGCATCACCATCCTCACCGGCTGCACGGTGACCAGGGTCGATCGCCACGGCGACGAATTCACCAGCCATCTGTCGAATGGCTCGAGCGTTGCCTCCGACCAGGTGATGTTCGCGATCGGCCGTCACCCCAACGTCGCCAATCTCGGCCTCGACAAGGCCGGCGTCGCCATCAATCCGAAGAACGGCGGCATTGCGGTCGACCATTTCTCGAAGAGCTCGGTCGACAACATCTACGCGATCGGCGACGTTACCCATCGCTTCAACCTGACGCCGGTGGCGATCCGCGAGGGCCACGCCTTCGCCGACACCGTGTTCGGCAAGCGCGAGGTCAGGGTCGATCATGCCAACGTCCCGACTGCCGTGTTCTCGCAGCCGGAGGTCGGCACCGTCGGGCTGACCGAGACCGAGGCGCGCGCGCAGTTTAGCCACGTCGACATCTACAAGACGACGTTCCGTCCGATTAAGGCGACGATGTCCGGCCGCGACACCCGCGTGCTGATGAAGCTCGTCGTCGACGGCTCGTCCGACCGTGTGCTCGGCTGCCACATCGTCGGCGATGCCGCCGCCGAGATCATCCAGGCGGTCGCCATCGCCGTGAAGATGAAGGCGACCAAGGCCGATTTCGACGCGACCATCGCGCTGCACCCGACCGCGGCCGAAGAACTCGTCACCATGCGCACGCCGACCGCGCGCCACGTGCGCCAGGCGGCGGAATAG